The sequence gaaatggttgacaaaagttttggagtttgcatcaatggcaaaacttactgcattgattagcgaaaggacattagttaacttcttggctgaatggaaaccgttaatagactttttgcatgaaatggataacaaggatttgatgacagcTGAAtgtatggattaagaaacatgaacaatagaaaaaagaaggggtttctgactaacctagaataagtgtgactctagaaattaTATAaacttgttgtggagaaaatcagaactcaacctgtagCGTAAtctaggtttgtttgttttcttttccctttaatTATAGAGATACATGTATTGTTAtggtgtcatgtttagaattgtgtgtttttttcttattctctctgTTTATTATTATGCtatggtgtatagtttaaataaagaaaaattttaaagtttaaaaaaatcctaaactTGGAAACTCAGAGAATGATGCATATTTTAGTATAAAAGTGTATCTGTATAATGCTCTTAAACACCATTTTTTTGAAATACTGCACGGAAGCCTTGTCATTCTGCTatagccacagcagcagcaacaaaactACATAAAGTTTGCCCCAATGTGGAAAACAACCTCAATTAGTCCATTAGTTCAGTACTCTCTCCTGTACAATCCCAGTTCAAAGCTTCAGGTTTCTCACTCACTGTAGGCACTAACATTGTGCATATCCCACCCTTTACAGATATTAAGTTGGCTATACCTTAATGACTTCCCAATTGAATCTTATTGTTTTATCCTTTACCTTCCTAGCTCAGATTTCATGTTAATCCTACTTTGCCAGTTTATCAACAGTTGGACATGTGCCTCACCCATTCTGACTCATTATCCTTATGATTGGATGATATGTCAAACTGGCTGCTGTTAGTAACATCCCCCTTCTGTGCTGTTATTTGCAGCCTttaatataaatgcctggagggaaggcagcatggtatagcccaatcttatcagatctcggataggagaccaccagggaagaggaaggcaatagcaaacgacctctgcttctcacttgccttgaaagccccttctcaactgcaacttgacagcgcatgcacacgcacacatacaaATTATAAATGCATTGGCCTCACAGATGTATCCTTCATGCACCTGGTGAAGTAAGCTCAGGAAAGTCTGTGCTGGGATAAATTTTACTTGTTTGTTGGTTGTTTGTactggcccccccaagtggaaagGAATGTAAATGTACTAATGGAGGACAGTCTCTTAAGGAGCCACCAGATTCCTATTTTCTTCTGCAACACGCTTGTTAAATCTTTATGTTCCTTTTAAGAGTATTCACTTACTTCTGAAAAGGCTACCTTGTAAATGTCTTAATTTTAGAACTAATGCATACAGCAAAACTTCAGCATCTGTTAACACTTCTTTACTCTATGTATAACTTTTTTGTCTTTGCATTTAATGTTTACTAAACAGACTGATTATTTAAAACACATAATgagatttctctttttaaaaggtaaaagcAATGATATAGATTCAATTTTGGAATAAAATAATCCCAGTTGAATGTATAAAACTGGTTTATTTAACTGATGTTTGTACACTATAAAAACTATCATTCGGGTAACTTGTACTTACAGAGTTTAAACTGTTTATTCTGAAAATGTAAGGTTTTGAGTAAGGTCTACAAATCTGTGCTAAAATATCAAATTACATGACCTGAAAAACAttatataaagtttttttttaaattattctggatGCAAGGTTTCCcacttatttttttcaaaaaaacccttttgatccAGCTGGTTTGTAGAGCCTGGGAAATGGAAACAAGGAGCTACAATGGAAGAGGGCCAGGAAGATGAGATTCTGCAACATAAATATATCCATATGCCATGGGAAGTAGAAGCTTGCCTCCATTCCCTAAAAATTACATCACATTGAAAATTTACCATTTAAATCTTATCAAAAATCCCTGGTTCCCTGGTGCAAGAAGCCACAAGGCTCCTTTGTTTAATGAATGGAGCTGCAAACTTCcaagggcctggagatctcttggaataaCAACAGATCTCTAGATAACAGAGATCCTCTCTCCTGGAAGAAACTGCAGCTTCGAGGGTGGAGTATGTGAAATTGCATCACCACTGAACTCCCTGCCGTCCCCAAGCTCTGCTCTCAAAGCTCCAGCAATTCTCCAAGCTGGATCGGCAACCCTAAAAATTCCCTTGTCTGTTCTTAAAAAACTTTTTCCACTTAACCTTTTCTAATTACTCATTTGCACAAAAATTTACTAAATACAGCAGGTATTTCACTTCCTTCAGAAAATGAGGTATCACCACTTCTGTTCTTGTATGTAGTGTGTTTCATATAAATCTAGGCCACAATGCAATATGCAGAATGAAGCACTAGTAAGACCCCTGAAGTCAGTGCAGATGGCAACTTCAGTAGTTTTATATGAAACGCTTAAGGAATCTAGATGAACATTTGTGCCCATTAGAATGATAAAATATCATCATATCTGAAATTATAATTGCAATATAAAATATttcaactgatttttttaaaaggtataatAGATATATGTAATACAGACTCTTAGCAGTAGCATATTTCATTCAATAGCTATCACAATAAATGCACTGTTTGCAGGGTTTaaatattttgagtaaataaaaatatacacacaTTTCACTCCAAGTTCCCAGCCACTACTGTGTAAGTCTTTAAAATGTGTTAAGAATTCCACACATCACTAcctgaagatagttttaggtggtcTGGAGCAGGATAGAACAGCAAGATAGCTGATattgttatctgaagaagggagctcggacacttgaaagcttataccctggaagtcttgttggtATCTAAGATGCCACTGTACCCTGCTGTATCATTACATGAAAATCTAACTGctttgaaaacttttaaaaaatgtcttaatCTCAGTTAGAGGGTACAATTAAGGCATGTAATAGACTGCTCACACTAAACATGCTTTTAGTTAACTAATGTTTCAAACTTGCAAAATCATCTTACAGACATTTTGAACCACTGGATCTAGAAAATTTACTGCTGTCATTTTGCCAAGCTGAACTGTCCAGTGATTTTTTGTAATATCAAGAATATGGGGAATCATACAATATTTTGAGTAGAGCTATTACTTATGTTATATGGTCTTTTGGTATTCTTTAGTTGTATTGACATCTATTTTACATCTCAGGAAAAATATTAATCTAATAATtttagctccagaggagttagctgtgttagtctgcagtagcaaaatcgagtccagtagcacctttaagactaaccaactttactgtagcataagctttcgagaatcacagttctctttgtcagatgcatttgaatAATTTTGATATCCATTCAGCAAAGAAAAAGTTATGATACAAAGGATTTAATGGGGTTGCTGGTAGAAATACAGCTGTAAGGCTGGTTTTTAAATTCTCCAATTTAAACATTCGCAGTTACAGCATATATTAAATACATATTGGTGTTTGGAACATTTTGCAGATTTGCATAAAACACAAGGAACCGCAAAATGGCAATACATTATACCGTTCTATATTATTTCTTTAGGCTGAAGTCCTCATTCTTATTCTCAAGTGAACTTCACTGAGTGTAGTTCCTACAAGCATTGCtcctgcatatttatttatttttaattttgactATACTTTTTAGAAGCACATCTGTTCTAAAATCCACTTTGGCCAAATAGTGTATGATAAGGATCCTTCCTGAATGACAGTGCTAGAACATAATCAGTGAAAATATTCTTGCAATCTACTTACTCAGTAACATATTAAGGAACAAATCACACCATCACATTTCTTTCCCACGAAGAAGCAATAATTAGGAAAACGAAACCCATATTAGCTATCAAAATACAGGATGCTTTCCTTCCTGTAATTTAACAGTTCCCAGATCTGAAAGTGAACACTTGTCTAAAAAGAAATTGTGAAGTTGGTATATTtattggaaaaaaacaaacctagTAACTCAAGACAAAATATCTCAGACAAAAATATGACATAACAGCAAGTTCTGGTCTTTCATGTAAAGCAAAAGCAATAttgtttgtattatttattcaaaTAATCTTTTCGGCTTCAAATAATCTTTTCAGCTTCATATCAAACTCCTTCTCCAACATAGTAGAGGGGCTTTATGTTGCCCAGGACTTCATCTTCCCAGTTGGGGAGACAGCAGAAAAAGAATGCACATCCTATCACAATAATAGTAGTTGCCCAGCCAAAGCCATAGGCCCAGCTGAACATGTTTGCTCCTGTCAGAGGAATATCTTCAGTGAACATCACAGGATAGATCACCAAACCTATAATTAAGAAAGCAGCTGGACAGAaataaagagaagaaaaaaattagcaaataatCACACTTTTGTTCACACTGTCATCTAGAACCAACTGTATTCATGTTAATACTTAACTACAAAATGCAGAAACTCAGAATTCAGAACATTCAATATAGACATGCTGGAGTCATCAACAAGATATTCTTAGCATCAAAAGTAATACGTTATTACCCAAATACTTGGTTTACAGATCAGATAGTATTGCTTTTCCACAGTAATACCCTCTTCCCAGGCGACCCCAAAGATTTTTAGTGGAAGAACTGGGGGTGGATAATTCAGAGCACGTATCTAAACTATAAATCTCCAGAATTTATTTTGTAACAGTGCACTGCAGATCACTTATACATTTGTAATATAGGATGTCTATAGCAATTCTCTGGTACTTCGAGAGTTCCACACCAGCGCGGAATATTTCTAGAATGGGTATCACTGGAACTCTCCACATCAGAAGAGGTATCACGTGCTACAACAGAGGGGCAACAAAAAGCTGCTATCATACTAATCAGGAAACACAACCTGGTTGAATGAAATTTTTCATTGGAAAACACTGCATCTGAGGTGATGTCACTAACATGAAAGCTCTATGAGTGTTTCATACATAGAAATCACCAAATGATGAACACTGATAATGTTACATTACTCTAATGCTGAATTTGTAAACACATATTCAGGTTTCATCAGAATCAATTACTTCCAAGGAAATAGTTTGATTAGGATAAGAGAACTAAATGCATTTGACTCCTAACAATGCATCCCTGTCAGCATTTAGCAGCTTTTACTTCATTCTATGCCAGTGAACATTACATTTTCAGCAGTTTTATGTATATTGAGTGTTACATCCTTTACTTTTCTTCATAATGTCCAAATTTGAGatacagaaaatattttaagtgggtgggtgggtggagacaGAACTGGCCACAGGAAAAAAGAAGAGTGGGCAGTTGGAgaacaaaatgtttttaaaaggcaggTTGGTCTTATGGGCAGCCTTACCAGCAAGGAAAAGCAAGCCTCCGATTCCTCGAACAAAGTTAAACCTCAGTATTTCAATAGAAAATGCGATGACTGCCAGGCAGAAACAGATGCACAGAATGATAAAGCCAACGAGGAatgtggcagctgctgctctaCCCCAACCTTTGAAGAaatagaaagggggagggagaaaaaatattttacatgTATTGACATATATCACATCTTAGTTTGGtctttttctttattaaaataatataatgcAATTCTAATTCCTAGGTTGAAATGAATGCATAAAGTAATTTTAGAGGGTTGTATTATCATTCCCCTGTTATACAAGGCCAGACCTATCATTTTAGCCATGCAGCGGATGGAGGAGAAATCCGTGTGCCATTAGAACATCATGCAGTAACATTGTGGTAGTCAATAAAGCACCATTTAATTGAAACATTACCATCCATCAACTAAAGAGGACAAATTCTGGTTCCTAGATTTGGAGTTATAAAATTTTAGCTTGAGGAAAAACACGAAGTTAGTCCAGTCCAAATCTTTATAATTTCAGTTTACAAGCTTTAGACGCTATTAAATATATAAGACTGCAATTGTATACTACTGAATACTGTGTATACTTCTAAACAAACACACAAAGGATCAGGCTGGAATACTGGTATATTCACTTCTCTGATACTAGAAAGAAAATGTACACGACTTTTTTATATTCCAGTGTGACAATGTGACAGACCAGGAATACAACATAAGACTGGTTAATATCCAGTTCTTTAAGATTTCAGACCTCCAGCCTGACACCACCATCACATGGCAACTCATCCCCAGGCCAATGTGAGAGCAAAGGAACTAAAGGAGAGGCAAGATGTGTTGGGCTGGACACGGCCAGCATGCCATCTCATCATCCCTCTCATTATTCTGTCTAGTGTATACAAGCACCCAGAGGCAACACTGTGTAGCACATTGCATCAGTGATGCTTCTCCCTCCACCATGCAGATCATCTAAGGACCCAGCTTACATCAGAAGAGATGCTGCAGGCCACTATGCACAAAATAGTCCCCTCAAACAAGAAGGGATGAATCATAAGAACAGGACCTCGGGATGGTCACATGGTCACACAAAGAACCCTATTCACACTACAGGCCATCTGAACTGTACCATGGTGCTCTTTTGCTATGCCTTTTCACCATCGAGCCCAGCTTAAGGTATGAAATCAGAGCACAGATAAAAGAGCACTTTGAAGTAGTCATATGTATAGCCTGAGTGCTGTGTCATAGTGCTGCGCCAAAGAATATTTTGCCCATATTAAATTAATGACTATCTCAAAGAAGGAAGGGGAGCATTTACCATACTCACTAAAGCTAGAACATGAACAGAGTCATTTAAGAATCACAAAAAAAAGCCTAGTATGATTGAATTCCCAAGTATTAAGTATAAAGCCATTGTCTGAAGAAGGTCTGAATGCCATGGTTAATACGTAACCTCGCTACTTTAGTTGTGGTTAAGATAAGGACTCATGGGGAAATTTGTGCTAAAGAGCCAAGGAGTAAGACGTATAGCTGCCACAGCTCACACCCAACACTTCAGCTCTGGTCACCCGCCTATTAATTAAGACTTGATGTTGGAATTGAGTATTAATCAACACTTACACTTAAAAGAATTAACAACAATTATTTTAGAAACACATAAAGGACGAGGCCAGCTCAGGCTAGCCTATACATGCTTTCTATACTGCCCCACCTATTCTAACAGTTTATAAATAGGTGTCATACAAAATGCTGCACATAACCCTTAATCATAAAGCTGCTGTTCCATTTATTATAAATACTTTTATGCATATAAGAATCTGGAAAGGCTTATACACCAAAGAACAGTTTAAGAGTTGATTATGAGCAATGTAAATGGATGGGGCTACAATAATAACTGGCAAGCAAGCCCTTCTGAAACATGTGTCTATGGCTCAATTTACATTTATGAAATCACATACACCCTTCCTACAGCTCTTCTTTAGAGATTCTGTCTGCTCTTCTTCCACTGCCTCAAATTATTTCAGAATTACAGAAGCATCAACATTAACTATGGTTAAAGCTTTAAAAAATCCCTTCCTAATCTGGGTTTGTTCACCAGCTTCAAACTCTGCTTAAGCAGAGACACTGGTAAGCATTGAATATATAACTAATAATAATGACTTTGGGGGGCATCACATATCCCCTGTATACCCTCTTCCACtacttcctcttcccctcctcctggtagtCGCCCCATATCCTTTCCCCATTTCCTACtttattctctccttcctaccaaccaaccaaccaaccaaccaacctgtCTTTTATCTGCTTCCTATCTTCTCCTCAGtatttttttaggtttcagatttttccgcAAGCCTGAGCTTTCTCAGGCTTGCAGAAGtatctgtcttatctgttcacGGCACCAGTCTACAGATTTAATTATCCAGAGATGAAttcacattgagaattagatatattatcACACTCATCCATGGAGAAGATTGGGTCACAGTAGTTCACGAGAGAGGATGGGTATCAAGATGAAATCCAGTACCCCACTCATAATAGTTTGGATTGGGTTACACAATCACACACTCTTCCCTCCCAGCCCAAAGCACACCTAGTATATTTTGCATCAAAATGCAGCCTCCTCTTTCCCGTCCGTGACATTTTTCTGTCAGCACTGACATAAATCTTATGGTTAACAACTGTTTAATCAGAGGTTGGAGCTAGCTAGCTAGCCCCAATTAAGAGGGAATCTGGTTTGTTTTAGCCATGGGTAATATTCATGCTGGTTAATGAGAACACACATCTATGGCTACATTGGTCCCAGCAGTCTCACATCACACATTTAAACTATCAGGCAAGTTTCTAGCACTGACTGGCATATTATGAATTCCATTCTTCCAGGTATTTTACTTTTACACACACTTCTTTATTCTGTGGAATCAGTTTTACTGTGTCAGCTCTTAGTTGTATTTGGCTATATGCAATGCCTCCACACTTAGCTATCAGTGTGCTTGACTCCTAAACAtacagcaccatcctaagcagaattcaaATTAACCTGAAGTCAAGGGGCTTtgaagaatgtaactctgcttaggacagttCTGATAATGGCTGTATCTTTTCCCCAGTGTGAAAAGCAGCTGTAGGAGGCAATGTAAAGAGGAGAATCAGCCAGGGAGGAAAGAGTTGTGCTGATTCACATCTCCCCCCAGCCTTGTTCAGACTCTCAGGCTGTTTTTGCCTCAAGAAAAAAACCCATCAAAGGTGAAAGATGCACACAACTGCATGCTACAGCTAGTTTGGTTTTGAGACAAGTTTGAATTAAATGCTTCCAGTTTAGGAATCATTCCAAATTGAGGGTTATGGGGGGTGCCCATAGAGAGGGAGCGGTTCTTCCCCCATCTTTCTATACAGCAGGAATACCTAACAAGTACAAACTTGATTAAGAAGCTTCATCCAAAGAAGATTCATATTCATGAGTGATCTATCTTGAAGTTCCTCATCATTGGGAAGGGTGGAGTAAAAGGGGAGACACACCATGATCACAAAGGTGATTTTCCCAGGGTGAGGTTCATCCATTGCACTGCAGGTATGCTAACCCCTGGAACTTCCCCAAATGCAGGACACTCGGCTGCATTATTTGTGGCAATGTAtttttactgtgttttaaatgctgtttttgaTTTTACATTGTAAGTCATtctgagcacctttggaggaaaggtatAAGTAAACCCATGTATGGTACGAACACATGCTCAAAACTGATGGTAAGCAATGTGGATCAGGAATTCCAAAAGTTCTGTGGCAATTTTACTGACCACACCACCTATGGGATGATTCTGGATGGGAGTTCTTACATTCAGCAGTCCTAGATTATATAGCATTCCTGTTTTGAAATTTAATCGCTTTAAACTATTTTCAACACGGCATGGGAATCCACTGTTCAAAAGAAGTGGGGAGAAGCATCAGAGGGTGCATGGAAACCATGGAGCACATGTAAACTAGCTTTTGGGATTTTGGTGTACACACAGATTTCTTGTGGTTATTGCATCTGTATCTGGCTGGGCCCTGTATGGATGATAAAAGTGACaagctggcagcggcggcggcggcggcggtgggggGCTACTCTGGAAACTCCCCAGATGAATAGAAAGAGGTAAGTTTGTAAATTAAACAAAAGAacctcccccaacacacacacacacaccagcccaaCTAAAAATGTTTGACAAAGCACAGGACTTTGAGAGCAGCCATGTCAGCTAAATAgggttggaggggggaggggagaaggggaatAAAATCAAGCTGACCGAGGCCCTGATAGCTAAGAGAACATGGAGAGTCAAATTTTGAGGAGTGGGTTTTCCAGactcttttcccttcccccagctggtAAACCATCTGTAAGCTATTTGGCAGGCAAAAGGTAGCTTTACTTATCCAAACTTTGGGTTTTGCTCCCACCCCACCAACACTACTAGCATGTAAAAAGTATGATAGTCTGTATGATTTCAAATTAGATATCATATGACAATAAACATGCAATTTAGGCTTCTTAATGAGAAAAGTTCAATTTATAGGCTGAAGGAAAATGCACTTAATGatttttttatctttatttttatttattttatttatgtcatttatagtctgcctttctcactgagactcaagaaggattacatgtgtgaagacatttcaataaacaatgccatagggtaaataaatacaagtttacaaagatataacattaacAAAAATCCACTATAAAGTTGtataaatgctgaaacagaccataagcaattctaggactaacattagacaacacacTAGGGTCATACGTAAAgcaacaggtagcacataggagccagagttgccagctctgggctgggaaattcctggagattggggggggggggagactggagaaggtggggtttatggaggggaggggtctcatcggagtataatgtcatagagtgtaatgtcatagaatctaccctccaatcagccattttctccagaatgatctctttcatctggagatcagttgcaatttcaggagatctccagccaccacctagaggctggcaaccctatgcacatacttaaagcaatagacagtacataaagcaacatagtggtgaagtctgtggtcactaactcgttagtgaaacatctctttgagaccacctccctacaatacagccctcctatctgacaaaaaagcccttttgaataattcagttttgccttgtttgcagaaagctaggagagtggggggatCTCTTGCCTCcctcagacaggctgttccataggacaggggccaccacagataatTAAAAAATAGGATATTATTTCTCAGACTGTGTCAACAGGCTTCTTGGaagctagtctcttgccatgaccaCTGCCATATCCACAAACTTTTTGCACATCTTTTATTTTTGCACACCTATTGCAGACTTATTATTACTCAGCCAATGTTGCAGGAGAAGTTTTGTAAATGAAATGTTGCCTCATCCAGGACCTTTGAAGGGGGGTGGAGTCTTGAAAAAGAGTAGCCTAAATTAACCATGCTGTTTTCTACAGCTTTCATGTTTTACACGCTGAACTCTGAAAGCAAAAGGCAGTCTGGTTTAATTTTACCCTTATCTCTCCTGCTCTTCAGTTGTGGGCATGCTTTTTCTTGCCTCTCCCTCTAGAGTTGTCAATTTTCTGTAGAGGCATCCTGAATTAAACTTTTACCTACACAGTTAGTAGGTATTGACATTAGCTCCATACCATGAAAGATTTCTGCACATCTCACCTCTATTAAGGAACAGGAACAGGCTAAGCTGTAATTGGTATTTATATGGCTGTTGGAAACCTTCTTCCCAATTTTCCCTTGCTTTTGGCATTATTTTACTTCTATCTTGAGCATACTTTGGATCTACCCCTGCCCACCAAATCACAACTGGATGGAATTTGCAAATGACAACCAATAAACATGTTTTAACTTCCATAATGAATTAACATTTCCTCAGCTAGTTCATTTTAATTCTAACTTCATAATTTTCAATTTGCAACCTTTATTTACTATATGGCTTTCTCAGATGTGTTTGTGTAACACAAATTTACATGCTTTAGTCATGCATTTGTCTACACATACAGGGAAAGAATGGCAAAATTTTGATTCCCATCCCAGTTCTCTCAATTCATGTTTATGACAGGCCAGTTTGAATTCCTTAGTATCTGTAAAATCAGAATTTGTTATAAGTAATCTGGAACGTGGCCTAGAAGCCATTCATGTACTGCTCTGGAAAATACTTACTGTAATTCATGAGAGAAGTGCAAAGCCAGTTGTAATCTTCTGGACGTTTCATGCAGTCAGACCAGAGAGACGCTTGGCGGACATAGGGGTACGACGCCGACTCCAACCAGCCCCGGCCAGCCAAAGCAATTATGCCAAGGATGATCGCTAAACCCaagagcagaggcagcagccatcTGCACCGCCAACAAGCCAGGCCGCACCTCACCATTTTGCCCAGACAATCTTCGGCAGCAGCAACAATCAAAAAGAAACGAAGAAGCCTGAGGGACTGGACGGAATATTCTTGAAGAAAGTGTCCTTCAGCAGCGCTTGTGTGTGAGCGCAGAGTGAGTAAGCGCTGGGCTTTGTAATGAGCAGAAAAACTTCTTGGGAGGGGAGGGCCCCACCTAGATTCCTCTCTCTGAGAACGCCAGGGCTGCAGGAACCTGTTGAGCCAGAAAGAAACCGGCTGGTAAACAAACCTTGGCTCCTGGAGCACTCCCCAGCCGTTAACCCTTTCCTAGCAGGCACAGGAGCCTGCCTATGCAAAGGTGCCACTGTTACCTTCCTGCTAATAAAAGAGACTAAGGACGCTCTAAAAATGCGGCGGGAGGGTCTGTCGAAATAAATAATCTTTCGTTATAGACACCTTttagcagcctgatcctgggcTTGTTTTCCTTCATTGTGTAGCATTTATTCTTCTCAGATAAAACTATAGTATTGGAAGCCAATACTATTGAGGTCATGATTAAAATTAGACAGTCATTTCCCCCCTTGAAAATCATTCATGATTTAAACCCAGACCCTTCCTCCCTCCCAACTGTTCTCACAATGGTAGGatcgttgttgtttttaaatcttgCTGGCCATTTTGACTCAGTCTACTGatccttttttaaatgaaagactTCCTT is a genomic window of Eublepharis macularius isolate TG4126 chromosome 1, MPM_Emac_v1.0, whole genome shotgun sequence containing:
- the PERP gene encoding p53 apoptosis effector related to PMP-22, yielding MVRCGLACWRCRWLLPLLLGLAIILGIIALAGRGWLESASYPYVRQASLWSDCMKRPEDYNWLCTSLMNYSWGRAAAATFLVGFIILCICFCLAVIAFSIEILRFNFVRGIGGLLFLAAAFLIIGLVIYPVMFTEDIPLTGANMFSWAYGFGWATTIIVIGCAFFFCCLPNWEDEVLGNIKPLYYVGEGV